The following coding sequences are from one Nicotiana tabacum cultivar K326 chromosome 1, ASM71507v2, whole genome shotgun sequence window:
- the LOC107805519 gene encoding BOI-related E3 ubiquitin-protein ligase 1 has product MAVQAQYPSNVLFLNRNVQEGKGQLGNDYSLQHQPGGGSGGGSFLDQTQMLFNPGGGGNARKRGRELTSTTAAMNPLMSMQSQPQPQLIDLAQLHTSPPSQQTPNVVSTGLRLAFGDQQQQQQQQHQLQHQHHHHHSLSPQSSQSSAFYSILTEDLATHIKQQRDEIDHFLQIQGEQLRRTLAEKRQRHYRALMGAAEESMARRLREKEAEMEKATRRNAELEARAAQLSAEAQAWQARARAQEVTAATLQAQLQHAMMNGGRCNERDDGNGGGEPEDAESAYIDPDRVVESTGPSCKACGKRVASVVLLPCRHLCVCTECDAVAQACPLCFSIRSSSVEVYLC; this is encoded by the exons ATGGCTGTTCAAGCTCAATACCCATCAAATGTTCTCTTTCTAAACAG AAATGTACAAGAAGGAAAAGGCCAACTAGGTAATGATTATTCATTGCAACATCAACCTGGCGGTGGTAGTGGAGGAGGATCTTTTCTTGATCAAACACAAATGCTATTCAATCCTGGAG GTGGTGGAAATGcaagaaagagaggaagagaacTTACAAGTACAACGGCAGCAATGAATCCATTGATGTCGATGCAGTCTCAGCCTCAACCTCAACTCATTGACCTCGCTCAGCTTCACACATCGCCTCCTTCGCAGCAGACACCAAATGTTGTCTCCACCGGACTCCGTTTAGCTTTCGGAGaccaacagcagcagcaacagcaacaacatcAATTACAGCACCAGCATCATCACCATCACTCTCTTTCTCCTCAATCCTCTCAATCATCAGCTTTTTATTCAATATTAACagaagatttagctactcatatcAAACAGCAACGCGATGAAATTGATCATTTCCTCCAAATTCAG GGAGAACAATTGAGGCGTACGTTAGCAGAGAAAAGGCAACGTCACTACCGTGCGCTGATGGGAGCAGCTGAGGAGTCAATGGCGCGAAGGCTAAGAGAAAAAGAAGCGGAGATGGAGAAAGCAACGCGGCGAAACGCGGAACTAGAGGCGCGTGCAGCGCAATTGAGCGCGGAGGCGCAGGCGTGGCAAGCAAGGGCGAGGGCACAGGAAGTGACAGCGGCGACGCTGCAAGCGCAGCTACAGCACGCCATGATGAACGGCGGCAGGTGTAACGAGAGAGACGACGGGAATGGCGGAGGCGAACCGGAGGATGCTGAATCGGCCTACATTGACCCGGACCGAGTCGTTGAGTCGACCGGTCCGAGTTGCAAAGCGTGTGGGAAACGAGTCGCCTCAGTGGTTCTATTGCCGTGTCGCCATTTGTGTGTTTGTACAGAATGTGATGCTGTTGCTCAAGCTTGCCCGTTGTGTTTCTCCATTAGAAGCTCAAGCGTTGAGGTCTATCTTTGCTAG